The Corynebacterium qintianiae genome has a window encoding:
- a CDS encoding glycoside hydrolase family 25 protein — translation MHVNRRLQPVLAALLAALVTLALAVVIPFSPTSRTGASAQNAPGIVQGVDVAGHQRPGGAPIDWRTVSGPGGQEFAFVKASEGEGWKNEFYDEDARAAADAGLKVGAYHYARPAENPVTQAQYFASVINSGPALSLPPVLDLEVDEGLSPTALAAWTDTFLKEVERSTGTAPMIYTYRYFWSERMDNTSAFTGYPLWLAAYQNQAPRPVGGWDKISFWQRSDSGRIAGMNTPVDLNVFNGSSADLDRFAGGNYSAGGGVLETFQVPESGELGVLEQDNTALVVAILGLATGILGSPQIADAAAQFGFSEEDAANIAGAVNNLASQGELPVEDLRTMMLGEYSVGDLLILLNNAQK, via the coding sequence ATGCATGTCAACCGGAGGCTCCAGCCCGTTCTTGCCGCGCTCCTCGCGGCGCTAGTAACTCTCGCTCTTGCCGTCGTCATTCCCTTCAGCCCGACCTCGCGCACCGGCGCCAGCGCGCAAAACGCCCCCGGCATCGTCCAGGGTGTCGACGTAGCCGGGCATCAGCGCCCCGGCGGCGCGCCGATCGATTGGCGTACTGTCTCGGGCCCCGGCGGACAGGAATTCGCCTTTGTCAAGGCCTCCGAAGGGGAGGGGTGGAAGAACGAGTTTTACGACGAGGACGCACGCGCAGCCGCGGACGCCGGCCTCAAAGTCGGCGCCTACCACTACGCGCGCCCAGCCGAGAACCCGGTGACGCAGGCGCAGTATTTTGCCTCCGTCATCAATTCCGGGCCTGCCCTCTCACTGCCTCCCGTGCTGGACCTTGAGGTCGACGAGGGCCTGTCTCCGACTGCCCTCGCGGCCTGGACCGACACCTTCCTCAAGGAGGTGGAGCGCTCCACCGGAACCGCGCCGATGATCTACACCTACCGCTACTTCTGGTCCGAGCGCATGGACAACACCTCAGCGTTTACCGGATACCCGCTCTGGCTCGCGGCCTACCAGAACCAGGCACCGCGCCCCGTCGGCGGGTGGGACAAAATCTCCTTCTGGCAGCGCTCCGATTCCGGGCGCATTGCAGGAATGAACACCCCGGTCGACCTCAACGTGTTCAACGGGTCGAGCGCGGACCTCGACAGGTTCGCGGGGGGCAACTACTCTGCCGGCGGCGGCGTGCTCGAAACGTTCCAGGTGCCCGAGTCAGGGGAGCTGGGTGTCCTGGAGCAGGACAACACCGCGCTCGTCGTGGCCATTCTCGGCCTCGCCACCGGCATCCTCGGTTCCCCTCAGATCGCGGACGCGGCCGCCCAGTTCGGCTTCAGCGAGGAGGATGCCGCCAACATCGCGGGCGCAGTGAACAACCTCGCCTCCCAGGGCGAGCTGCCCGTCGAGGACCTGCGCACCATGATGCTCGGCGAATACTCAGTGGGCGACCTGCTCATCCTGCTCAACAACGCACAGAAGTAA
- a CDS encoding esterase/lipase family protein: protein MALFSHLPRVLPDPSTATSQSRGRVVVAVHGTLSEPFAFRPLAAALSERGVDMSAPSHGKRGTALIDASSNAIADTITSLPAAVTRVDVVGHSSGALIALRALSNPAVAERVHTLVGLGAAWRGTAHRAWYRPDWLVRLFLGESFAELENVGEPVSPAGVEVVSVVSDADTVVPGWSSSLGRVVHVAGVPHRKLPGCTGEVLRVLGL, encoded by the coding sequence TTGGCCCTGTTCTCCCACCTCCCCCGCGTACTTCCCGACCCCTCCACAGCGACTTCCCAGTCGCGCGGCCGCGTTGTGGTAGCTGTTCACGGCACGCTCTCAGAACCTTTTGCGTTCCGCCCGCTCGCCGCCGCGCTATCCGAGCGCGGTGTGGACATGTCTGCGCCTTCCCACGGCAAGAGGGGCACCGCGCTTATCGACGCCTCTTCCAACGCCATTGCCGACACCATCACGTCCCTGCCCGCGGCTGTGACCCGCGTCGATGTCGTGGGCCACTCAAGCGGTGCCCTGATAGCTCTTCGTGCGCTTTCTAACCCGGCGGTGGCCGAGCGCGTGCATACGCTCGTGGGCCTCGGCGCCGCCTGGCGCGGAACCGCGCATCGCGCGTGGTACCGCCCTGACTGGCTGGTGCGCCTGTTCCTGGGCGAGTCCTTTGCGGAGCTGGAGAATGTCGGAGAGCCTGTGTCACCTGCTGGGGTCGAGGTAGTTTCGGTGGTGTCGGACGCTGACACCGTCGTGCCCGGCTGGTCTTCCTCCCTCGGCCGCGTCGTGCATGTCGCCGGGGTTCCGCACCGAAAATTACCCGGATGCACCGGGGAGGTGCTCCGGGTTCTCGGGCTGTGA
- a CDS encoding bifunctional lysylphosphatidylglycerol flippase/synthetase MprF, whose protein sequence is MTSAPSGAAESDRERARAILTRGTGDHLAWMGLWEGNRFFFMGGDTGYVAFRVSRNVAVTLGGPVRTEESTRDEIADAFEEFAAEQGWRVAWYSVSEDFARAGFRTIHVAEESLLLTDNLEFKGKRFQNIRTARNRAAKEGVRAVWTTWADLDVEMREKIVALSEQWVADKALPEMGFTLGSVDELAVDGTMLLLAVGEDGHLHGVTSWLPVYECGELAGYTLDFMRRDTDGFRPTVEFLLAEAAAIAGAEGLKWVSLSGAPLARSGEPESLLEVLLDRAGASIEPLYGFRSLAASKYKFHPTHSGWYLAYDDELALGAIAFAVVSCYLPTMKPSDYAGVVKEFLATRQPADRGAPPSPAAAPTPHP, encoded by the coding sequence TTGACCTCGGCACCGTCGGGTGCTGCCGAGTCCGATCGCGAGCGGGCGCGCGCCATTCTCACACGAGGCACCGGTGATCACCTGGCCTGGATGGGCCTGTGGGAAGGAAACCGGTTCTTCTTCATGGGTGGCGACACGGGCTACGTGGCGTTTCGGGTCTCCCGCAACGTCGCGGTAACTCTCGGCGGGCCGGTGCGCACGGAAGAGTCCACGCGCGACGAGATCGCCGACGCGTTTGAGGAGTTCGCGGCCGAACAGGGTTGGAGGGTGGCCTGGTACTCCGTCTCGGAGGACTTCGCCCGGGCGGGTTTCCGTACCATCCATGTTGCGGAAGAATCTCTTCTGCTCACCGACAACCTGGAGTTCAAGGGCAAGAGGTTCCAGAACATCCGCACTGCCCGCAACCGCGCAGCCAAAGAGGGCGTGCGTGCCGTGTGGACCACGTGGGCCGATCTAGATGTCGAGATGCGCGAGAAGATTGTCGCGCTGTCGGAGCAGTGGGTGGCCGACAAGGCACTGCCCGAGATGGGCTTCACCCTCGGCAGCGTCGACGAACTCGCCGTTGACGGGACGATGCTGCTTCTCGCAGTCGGGGAGGACGGCCACCTCCACGGCGTGACGAGCTGGCTGCCCGTCTACGAGTGCGGCGAATTAGCGGGCTACACGCTCGACTTCATGCGCCGCGACACCGACGGTTTCCGCCCCACCGTGGAGTTCCTGCTCGCCGAGGCCGCCGCTATCGCGGGGGCGGAGGGGTTGAAGTGGGTCTCGCTCTCCGGCGCCCCGCTCGCCCGCTCCGGTGAGCCCGAGTCGCTGCTCGAGGTGCTGCTCGACCGGGCCGGTGCCAGCATCGAACCGCTCTACGGCTTCCGCTCGCTGGCCGCATCGAAGTACAAGTTCCACCCCACCCACTCCGGCTGGTACCTCGCCTACGACGACGAGCTGGCGCTCGGTGCGATCGCGTTCGCCGTGGTCAGCTGCTATCTGCCCACCATGAAACCCTCCGACTACGCCGGGGTGGTCAAGGAGTTTCTGGCGACTCGGCAGCCGGCGGATCGTGGCGCGCCACCGTCGCCAGCTGCCGCGCCCACGCCTCACCCTTGA
- a CDS encoding spermidine synthase: protein MSPKSERYEIDSGVAEVVHEHDGSLTLLVNGVPSSSIVPGEPGRLDFEYMRWIADFLDSARRWEKPRLTHLGGGACSLARYFAHAWEGSRNTVIEVDSELAFLARELFDVPRAPAVKIRVGDAREETDGFKPGTRDVIIRDVFSVATTPRNLTTVEFFAAARASLSEDGVYVANCGSHADLKEAKEELAGMCEVWPHVAAIADPPMLKGRRYGNIVLIGANTELEASPQLARALLKGAVPAQFKGEAWARQLATVARHDPPAAESPETP, encoded by the coding sequence ATGTCCCCAAAAAGCGAACGGTACGAGATCGACAGCGGTGTTGCGGAGGTCGTCCACGAGCACGACGGGTCGCTGACCCTGCTGGTCAACGGCGTGCCCAGCTCCTCGATCGTGCCGGGAGAGCCAGGGCGGCTCGATTTCGAATACATGCGGTGGATCGCCGACTTCTTGGATAGCGCGCGCCGCTGGGAGAAGCCGCGCCTGACTCACCTCGGCGGTGGCGCGTGTTCACTGGCCCGCTACTTCGCCCACGCGTGGGAGGGCTCGCGAAACACGGTCATCGAGGTCGACAGTGAGCTCGCCTTTCTCGCACGCGAGCTTTTCGACGTCCCCCGGGCGCCCGCCGTGAAGATCCGCGTGGGTGACGCTCGGGAGGAAACAGACGGGTTCAAGCCGGGAACGCGCGACGTCATCATCCGCGACGTGTTTTCGGTGGCTACTACTCCGCGCAACCTGACGACGGTGGAGTTCTTTGCGGCGGCGAGGGCGTCGCTAAGCGAAGACGGTGTTTACGTGGCCAACTGCGGCTCGCACGCGGACCTCAAGGAAGCGAAGGAAGAGCTCGCCGGGATGTGCGAGGTGTGGCCGCACGTCGCCGCGATCGCGGACCCGCCGATGCTCAAGGGCCGCCGCTACGGCAATATCGTGCTCATCGGCGCGAACACCGAGCTGGAGGCGTCGCCGCAGCTCGCGCGCGCCCTGCTTAAGGGCGCGGTGCCGGCCCAGTTCAAGGGTGAGGCGTGGGCGCGGCAGCTGGCGACGGTGGCGCGCCACGATCCGCCGGCTGCCGAGTCGCCAGAAACTCCTTGA
- the mnmA gene encoding tRNA 2-thiouridine(34) synthase MnmA, with the protein MRVLAAMSGGVDSSVAAARLVDAGHDVVGVHLALSRDPQATRESARGCCSLEDSADARRVCDKLGIPFYVWDFYDRFKADVIDNFVWSYENGETPNPCLRCNEKIKFAALLDRALALGFDAVATGHYAILDDEGNLRRSADPLKDQSYVLGVLTREELDHCLFPVGDTEKPQIREEAKRHGFSTATKPDSYDICFIPDGNTQAFLGRSIGMRPGLVVDTDGTELKEHDGAFQYTIGQRRGLNLRVPAADGQPRYVTDIDAATGVVTVGPRQALQVREIRADRLKVLHPAMTGEFEANVQIRAHGGVVPCVATVAADEMALELHEPLEGVARGQAAVLYLPDPDGMGDVVLGSGTICSTG; encoded by the coding sequence ATGCGGGTTTTGGCGGCGATGAGCGGCGGTGTCGACAGTTCGGTGGCGGCGGCGCGGCTTGTCGACGCCGGCCACGACGTCGTCGGCGTCCACCTTGCCCTGTCGCGCGACCCCCAGGCCACCCGCGAGTCAGCCCGCGGTTGCTGCTCGCTGGAGGATTCCGCGGACGCCCGCCGGGTCTGCGACAAGCTGGGCATCCCGTTTTACGTGTGGGACTTTTACGACCGCTTCAAGGCCGACGTGATTGACAACTTCGTCTGGTCCTACGAAAACGGCGAGACCCCGAACCCGTGCCTGCGTTGCAACGAGAAGATCAAGTTTGCCGCACTGCTCGACCGCGCGCTGGCTCTAGGCTTCGACGCCGTGGCCACCGGTCACTACGCCATCCTGGATGATGAGGGCAATTTGCGACGCTCCGCCGACCCGCTCAAGGACCAGTCCTACGTGCTCGGGGTGCTCACGCGCGAGGAGCTGGACCACTGCCTTTTCCCGGTGGGTGACACCGAGAAGCCGCAGATCCGCGAAGAGGCGAAGCGCCACGGCTTTTCGACGGCCACTAAACCCGACTCCTACGACATCTGTTTCATTCCCGATGGCAACACCCAGGCGTTCTTGGGACGTTCCATCGGCATGCGCCCGGGTTTGGTTGTGGATACCGATGGGACCGAGCTCAAAGAGCACGACGGCGCGTTTCAGTACACGATCGGGCAGCGCCGCGGCCTCAACCTGCGCGTCCCGGCTGCGGACGGGCAGCCGCGCTACGTCACCGATATCGACGCCGCTACCGGTGTGGTTACCGTCGGGCCACGCCAGGCGCTGCAGGTGCGCGAGATCCGAGCCGACCGTCTCAAGGTGCTGCACCCCGCCATGACTGGCGAATTTGAGGCGAACGTGCAGATCCGCGCGCACGGTGGGGTGGTGCCCTGCGTGGCAACCGTGGCCGCGGACGAGATGGCCCTGGAGCTCCACGAGCCCTTGGAGGGCGTGGCCCGCGGCCAGGCCGCGGTGCTCTACCTGCCGGACCCGGACGGGATGGGCGACGTCGTGCTGGGCTCCGGCACGATTTGCTCCACGGGGTAG
- a CDS encoding methionine synthase → MTAFGLGELPGTDLVKAAEIVLGESPTPHLPQLPERGLGSDLIGRTAALLEIPIDRGPRGWRVATQHRAAQDQMARDLDQLEELWAGQVRELKVQLVGPWTLAAEIEMPNGHRMITDPGALRDVTDALLEAARVHRGDVEKRFGTRTILQLDEPSLSAVMDGRLRGTTDYDTIPAVPEPEERLSCFGDHLLNTAVLIDAPWLTVDLSTARTAGEKDRLAAMIEKGARLAVAPEEPKRVWAFLDQLQIDPAAAKLDVWARRAETLKQAAANYRQAREMAEGLS, encoded by the coding sequence ATGACCGCTTTCGGGCTGGGTGAGCTACCGGGCACGGACCTAGTCAAGGCCGCCGAGATCGTGCTGGGGGAGAGCCCCACCCCGCACCTGCCCCAGTTGCCGGAACGGGGCCTCGGCTCCGACCTGATCGGGCGCACTGCCGCGCTGCTGGAGATCCCGATCGACCGCGGCCCGCGCGGGTGGCGCGTCGCCACCCAGCACCGCGCTGCGCAAGACCAGATGGCCCGCGACCTCGACCAGCTCGAGGAGCTGTGGGCGGGTCAGGTGCGCGAGCTCAAGGTGCAGCTCGTCGGGCCGTGGACTCTGGCCGCGGAGATCGAAATGCCCAACGGCCACCGCATGATCACCGACCCCGGTGCGCTGCGCGACGTCACGGACGCGCTGCTGGAGGCTGCCCGGGTGCACCGGGGGGACGTGGAGAAGCGTTTCGGAACGCGAACCATCCTGCAGCTCGATGAGCCATCGCTGTCTGCGGTGATGGACGGCCGGCTGCGCGGCACGACAGACTACGACACGATCCCCGCGGTGCCAGAGCCCGAGGAACGGTTATCGTGCTTCGGCGACCACCTGCTCAATACCGCGGTGCTTATAGACGCCCCGTGGCTCACCGTCGACTTGTCCACCGCGCGCACGGCGGGGGAGAAGGACCGGCTGGCCGCGATGATTGAGAAGGGTGCGCGCCTCGCCGTTGCCCCGGAGGAGCCGAAGCGGGTGTGGGCGTTTTTGGACCAGCTGCAAATCGATCCCGCGGCGGCGAAACTCGACGTGTGGGCGCGGCGGGCAGAAACCCTCAAGCAGGCAGCCGCGAATTACCGCCAGGCCCGCGAAATGGCTGAGGGGCTGAGCTAG
- a CDS encoding 3'-5' exonuclease, with translation MPSFDASRMLSFDLETTSANPAGARIVTSATVLIDGSTSTPSETLADPGVEIPEEAANVHGITTEKARAEGRPHDEVLAETVEKIRQGWADGLTLVVFNAPYDLTVLRHLTGDFTVTGPVYDPLVIDRAKDRYRKGKRNLGALCEFYGVRLDNAHEATADATAAARIAWKQVRMWPEITQMGFAELMEYQAVQYYTCQSELKTYFESRGRDVSDFTLGWPMVG, from the coding sequence ATGCCATCGTTCGACGCCTCCCGCATGCTCTCCTTCGATTTGGAGACGACCTCAGCCAACCCGGCCGGGGCGCGCATTGTCACGTCGGCGACCGTGCTTATCGACGGCTCCACCAGCACGCCGTCGGAAACTCTCGCCGATCCAGGCGTGGAGATCCCGGAAGAAGCAGCCAATGTTCACGGCATTACCACCGAAAAGGCCCGCGCGGAGGGCCGCCCGCACGATGAGGTGCTGGCCGAGACGGTGGAGAAGATCCGGCAGGGTTGGGCCGACGGCCTGACCCTGGTGGTGTTCAACGCTCCCTACGACCTGACAGTGCTGCGCCACCTGACCGGTGACTTCACGGTTACCGGGCCCGTCTACGACCCGCTCGTGATTGATAGGGCCAAGGACCGCTACCGCAAGGGCAAGCGCAACCTGGGCGCGCTGTGCGAGTTTTACGGCGTGCGCCTCGATAACGCGCACGAGGCCACCGCCGACGCCACTGCCGCTGCGCGCATCGCCTGGAAGCAGGTGCGCATGTGGCCCGAGATCACTCAGATGGGGTTCGCCGAGCTCATGGAGTACCAGGCCGTGCAGTACTACACCTGCCAGAGCGAGCTCAAGACCTATTTCGAGTCCCGCGGCCGCGATGTCTCCGACTTCACGCTCGGCTGGCCGATGGTGGGCTAG
- the ligA gene encoding NAD-dependent DNA ligase LigA yields the protein MVLTLDWLSVSDISADLHRQWDDLAEEVRHHRDLYYNGDPVISDAEFDKLYQRLVAFEEAHPELAVPESPTKEVGAPVSSAFADVEHLERMMSLDNVFSAAELADWLAKTPGPYLTELKIDGLSIDLVYENGQLVRAATRGDGRVGEDITDNARVIPDIPHSLMGDFPALLEVRGEVFIRPEDFPELNEQRIAEGGKPFANPRNTAAGGLRQKNPEDVKKRRLRMICHGIGAREGFTPATQHEAYEKLAEWGLPVSEYTRRAETAEQVQESVNYWAEHRHDAIHEMDGVVIKVDSVATQRSLGATSRAPRWAIAYKYPPEEVTTKLLDIEVSVGRTGRATPFAVLEPVFVSGSTVSLATLHNQHEVKRKGVLIGDTVVIRKAGEIIPEVLGPVADLRDGSEREFIYPKDCPACGTELAPAKEGDADWRCPNTRSCPAQLSQRLKYLASRGAFDIEALGEKGAQDLIASGVLVDEGDLFDLTEEDLKKSSAYTTKAGNVNAAGKKLLANLDTARERELWRVLVALSIRHVGPTAARALAARYASMQALIDAPITDLADTDGVGLVIARSFKDWFEEQWHRDIVDKWAKAGVRMVDDTTDAAPQTLEGLTVVVTGTLENFSRDEAKEAILARGGKAAGSVSKKTSYVVVGENAGSKEDKARELGVPILNEAQFEQLLATGSPA from the coding sequence ATGGTTCTCACTCTAGACTGGCTTAGCGTGAGCGACATTTCCGCAGACCTGCACCGCCAATGGGACGACCTCGCCGAGGAGGTTCGCCACCACCGGGACCTCTACTACAACGGTGACCCGGTCATCTCCGACGCGGAGTTTGACAAGCTGTACCAGCGCCTCGTCGCCTTCGAGGAGGCGCACCCGGAACTGGCCGTGCCGGAGTCGCCGACGAAGGAGGTCGGCGCGCCGGTGTCCAGTGCGTTCGCGGACGTGGAGCACCTCGAGCGGATGATGAGCCTGGACAACGTGTTCTCTGCCGCGGAGCTCGCCGATTGGCTGGCGAAGACGCCGGGGCCGTACCTCACCGAGCTCAAGATCGACGGCCTGTCCATCGACTTGGTCTACGAGAACGGCCAGCTGGTGCGCGCCGCGACGCGCGGCGACGGCCGCGTCGGCGAGGACATCACCGACAACGCCCGGGTGATTCCGGACATCCCACATTCCCTCATGGGCGACTTCCCGGCCCTGCTCGAGGTGCGCGGCGAAGTGTTCATTCGCCCCGAGGACTTCCCCGAGCTCAACGAGCAGCGCATCGCCGAGGGCGGCAAGCCGTTCGCCAACCCGCGCAACACCGCGGCCGGTGGCTTGCGGCAGAAGAACCCGGAGGACGTGAAGAAGCGCCGTTTGAGAATGATTTGCCACGGTATCGGCGCGCGCGAGGGCTTTACCCCGGCGACGCAGCACGAGGCCTACGAGAAGCTCGCCGAGTGGGGCCTTCCGGTCTCCGAGTACACGCGCCGGGCCGAGACGGCCGAGCAGGTCCAGGAGTCAGTGAACTACTGGGCCGAGCATCGCCACGACGCGATCCACGAGATGGACGGGGTGGTGATCAAGGTGGACTCCGTCGCTACGCAGCGTTCCCTGGGCGCGACCTCGCGCGCGCCGCGCTGGGCGATCGCGTACAAGTACCCGCCGGAGGAGGTGACCACGAAGCTCCTCGACATCGAGGTCTCGGTTGGGCGCACCGGCCGCGCCACCCCGTTCGCGGTGCTGGAGCCGGTGTTCGTCTCCGGCTCCACGGTGTCACTGGCGACGCTGCACAACCAGCACGAGGTCAAGCGCAAGGGTGTGCTCATCGGCGACACGGTCGTGATCCGCAAGGCCGGCGAGATCATCCCCGAGGTGCTGGGCCCAGTTGCGGACCTACGCGACGGCAGCGAGCGCGAGTTCATCTACCCGAAGGACTGCCCGGCGTGCGGCACGGAGCTCGCCCCGGCGAAGGAGGGCGACGCGGACTGGCGCTGCCCGAACACGCGCTCCTGCCCGGCGCAGCTGTCGCAGCGGCTGAAGTACCTGGCGTCCCGCGGTGCCTTCGACATCGAGGCGCTCGGGGAGAAGGGCGCCCAGGACCTCATCGCCTCGGGCGTCCTCGTCGACGAGGGCGACCTGTTCGACCTCACCGAGGAGGACTTGAAGAAGTCCAGCGCATACACCACCAAGGCGGGCAACGTCAACGCCGCGGGCAAGAAGCTGCTGGCCAACCTGGACACCGCGCGCGAGCGCGAACTGTGGCGAGTGCTCGTCGCCCTGTCGATCCGCCACGTCGGGCCCACCGCCGCCCGCGCGCTCGCAGCGCGCTACGCCTCCATGCAGGCGCTTATCGACGCCCCCATCACCGACCTCGCCGACACCGACGGCGTGGGCCTGGTCATCGCGCGATCCTTCAAGGACTGGTTCGAGGAGCAGTGGCACCGCGACATCGTAGACAAGTGGGCCAAAGCCGGTGTGCGGATGGTCGACGACACCACCGACGCCGCCCCGCAGACCCTCGAGGGGCTTACCGTCGTGGTGACGGGAACCCTGGAGAACTTCTCGCGCGATGAAGCCAAGGAGGCGATTTTGGCCCGCGGCGGCAAGGCGGCTGGCTCCGTGTCGAAGAAGACGAGCTACGTTGTCGTTGGCGAGAACGCCGGCTCGAAGGAGGACAAGGCCCGCGAGCTGGGCGTGCCGATCCTCAACGAGGCGCAGTTTGAGCAGTTGCTTGCAACCGGCTCGCCTGCGTAG